The genomic interval GAGGCTTTGAGAACCCCactgcagcttctgctgccCTTTCAAAGCAAGAGGCGGAACCACCACTCTGCTCTTACTCCAGATTCATCATCCAGCTCAGGATTTACCCAAATTAATGCCAGGAAATCTGCCCAACCTGAGCTGTTCAAAAGCCAGGAAGGCTGTAGCAAGGATCCAGGGCTAAGCTGGCAGCTCAgtgcctgctggctctgcccaggcaggtgcagagcagctgagaaaGGGCAGCAAGTGCTCCTTACCCCAGAGCTGCGCTGAagggccagcccagcagggctccagcagccacccccagcactgccaccgAGGTCCTGTCCATGTACCAGCCCGTCATGGCCACCACCGTGGTGTACATGCAGaagctgctgggcaggaaagCTGCAACACAAGGGGATGAGAGGTCAGCACAGGCTCCCCACACTTCACACAATGCTGCTGCAGGTCTTGCAGTGGCTGGGAGAACAGGTACAGCCAGCCTGAGGGGACAGCACACAAAGGCAAAGTGCCAAAGCTCCTGCCTTAGAGCAAGGGCAGGCGGGCCAGGAGCCTGTGTAAAGGCACTGCAATACTAAAAACAGGAGGCAGCAACAGAAACGGGCCTGGGAATTGTAACACAGAGAACAAAAATGGAATCAATGCTTGTTCTGTCATGGGAATACAACAAAGAGCACCcagaaatgtgattttcttctctctgaacCTTTGTCAGCACCAGTGCCAAGCCAACTCACCTGCAGAAGCACAGAACATGCCCGTGCTGAGCACCAGGAAGGCCAACATCAGCCTGCTCACGTGCAGCCCAAACTTCttgcacacagccctggggaagcagcagagaaacaggTACCACAAAACAGCCCCAGGGCCAAATCAGCAGCACCGAGGCATGCAGAACCACAAACAACCCAtggagcagcctgagagctctgagctggggcatccccagcactcagctgctgcctctcctggggTTTCAGACCCTGAGTTTCACCAGTACAAAACTCTGAGTGGGGGCTGGATTCTCCCAGCTGTGCTTGGGCAAATCTCAGGAGTGgtggctgcactgctgcacactcccatccatcccctcaCCCCTCACAAAACCCCACCATGCAAAAAAAGCCACAGCTCATCTCTTTAAACCAGAATGTGGATGAGAAGATATGTGTCAGTGCTCTGGTTTAACGAGATGAACTGTGGCTTCTGACAAACAAGAAACTCATGCAAGGTAGTGGATTAAAAATCAGGAATCAAGAGGCAgcaggtaaaaataaaaatccagttGAAACAAGATAATTGCATGTTAGGGCTACTGATTTTAGTGGCTGTAAACAGCACTGGCAGAGAGATTCCAGACAGCAGCAATCAGTGTGTTCCAGTCAAACTCACTGGGAtaagcaaacacagcagcagagtcTCCTCAGTCTGCAATACTCCCACCCTGCTTGCTGCCAGCAGTGAGGAAACGAGTGGAGTCAACAAAATGCTGGAGTAGAGGTGTGGGTGGGACATCTGGGAGTGCAATTTTGTCCCAATTGTGACATTCTGACCAGCATCCCAGTGAGTTATTACGAAAACTTGTATTTTCTCATCTACACACGAGCCTCAAAGCCTAATTCCTGtggcaggagctgtccctggcactcACACTGCTCCCACACACCCCCTGCAGACACTCTGACACTCACTTGTAGAAGTAGAGTtcacaaacacagctcaggaAGGCCAGGAAGCATCGCAGGAAATAGAAGATGAGAACCTAGCAGACAAAGACAGAGTCTGAATGAGGCACAGGACACAAAATGGGCTTGTAAAACATCAGGGGAAACCCACAAACCCTTGGAAATCCTTCCAGGGAGGTCAATGTTTGTCAACAAACCAGTTTTACAAACATGAAGTGAATTTCAACCatgttttataaaaatgaaGTGAATTTCAATCATGGTTTTTAACAATGAAGTCAATTTCAACACCAAACACAACGGCTATTTCACACACACTAAATGTACATTTCTTCCTCTCAAAAGCAGCTTCCACACACCAAATTTACCTTGTTGGTTTGCAGAACCCTGGCGTGGAACCAGGCTGGCAAGGCATGGAGCCACAGGTAAGCATAGGAGCGGATGGCGTAGGCAGGAGAGTACTCCCAGGTCTGAAACCCCTTCCCATAAATGAGGTAGTGTGTCTACAACAGagatcaaataaataaattaacttGCAGCACACAAAGCAGAGAGTTTGCCACAAAGCAGAGTTTCCAgagcaaaatatttctcattgAAACAGAGGGATCAGCACAAGGTTATAAATAAATCTGCATTTGCACAAGCCAACTGGAAACTGAAACAGAGAGCACAAGGTCCTAAATAAAGGGGTATTTGCACATTGCCAATCCCAAGGGCAGGAAGGGACTCACCGGCTCCCAGTAGTTAAAGGTCTCATCACAATCCGAGATgttgctcagcagagctgcacagaacCTGGCCGAGATCAGACACTTGAAAGCTGTTGATCCTTCAGGGGCCCAGACGTGCCCTGCTTTGCTCCCGGATGATCTAATCCAAAAGCGGggcaggtaaaaaaaaaaaaattacaaatatgcAGCAGGAAAACTCAGCTACAAGATCACGGGTGACAAGGTGACAGCGAGCAAAGGGCTGAGGGTGCATTAGGGCAGGATGGGGATGCCAGTGCCCTCACAAGGTGACAGCGAGCAAAGGGCTGAGGGTGGCATTAGGGCAGGATGGGGATGCCAGTGCCCTCACAAGGTGACAGCGAGCAAAGGGCTGAGGGTGCATtagggcaggagggatggagatgCCGGTCCCCTcaaaaggaagcagcagcagcccctcagcacCGGGCCGGGGATGCTCCGGCACCATCCCCACAGCACGGACCGCCCGTGTAAACCCCGGCACCGGCAGCCCCGGTAGCCTCAGCAGCCTCGGTGGTCCCGGTAGCCCCAGCAGCCCCGGTGGTCTCagcagccccggcagccccggtGGTCTCagcagccccggcagccccgcAGCGTCAGCAGCCCCGGCGGCCTCAGCAGCCTCCGTGGCCCCGGTACCCTCAGCAGCCCCGGTACCCTCAGCATCCCCGGCAGCCCCGCTCGGTCCCCGGCAGCACCCACTCGTTCCGCGCCTCCTCGCTGCCCGCGGGCTCgggccgccgccccgccgcgtccccgccgcccgcccgcggccgcTGCCGGGCCCCCTTGGCGGCCATGCCGGCTACGGGCAGGcagcgcccgccgcccgccgcggcccggcccgAGCAGCTGCGGCAGCGCGGCCGAAGCCGCCGCCGCCATCACGGGTGTGGGCAGCGCGCTCCCGGCGGGCGGCGGCACCGCCACGGGGACCGGGAGCGACACCGGCACcgacagagggacagggacagacagagggaccGGGACCGACACAGGGACCGACAGACGGACCGGGACCGACACAGGGACTGACAGGGGGACCGGGACCGACAGACGGACAGGGACCGGGACCCACACAGGGACCGACACCGGCACCGGGACCCACACACGGACAGGGACAAACAGACGGACAGGGACCGCGACAGGGGGAGCGCTGCCCCGCACACCCAGGTCCATCACTCACCCGTGTCCGTCACCCATCTGGGTCCATCACCCACCCGGGTCCATCCCTCACCCCATCTCTGTCCCGCACGCCCGGGTCCGAGCCAAGCCCCATCCCCGCGCTGCCCTGCCCGCCTTTTTGGGGAGGAAAGTGAGGGAATGGGGAACGCACTGATGGAGAATGTTATTTATTTGGTACCCGCTGTGATCAGGAGATGGGGAAAGGACAGCACGGAAAGGATATGGAGGGGTTGGAGCGcgtccagggcagggaacagagctgggaagggtccggagcagctgaaggagctggaaaagggctcagcctggagaaaaggaggctcaggggggaccttgtgggtctgcacagctcctgacaggaggggacagccagggggatttgggatctgatcccgggaacagggacaggaggagagggaacggcctcagggtgggctgggcaggctcagggtgggcaccaGCAGGAATTTGCATTAGTAAAGAGATCAAATCCACTCTCACAGGAGCCCAGGAAAGAAAAGCTCCACTTTATAAAACGAGGTttcatcacacacacacagagaacaggAGGTCCCACATGGAAACGTGGGCAGGTGCTCAAAGTCCACCCCGCCCTTGTGACAGGCACTGCAGTAACACAGCCTCGGGTCCAACGACGGGCAGGTGACATTTTCCAGCTCAGAAAGGGCCACGGGAGCCCCTGCAAAGCACGAGAGATGTTCTACCTTAGAGTCAcacccaggtgctgctggattTCCTCCCGAAGGTGCAGCTGCATCTCCGCTGCCTCCCGGCTGCCCAAGGCCCTGTCACAGGACTGGAAAGTCACCCTGTAGCAGAGGCTCCTCCgtcccctccctggctgctggaaaCTGTCCCTCTGCTGGATGGAAACGACCATTTCACCTGACACCCTCCTGGCAAGGGTGTGGAAAGCCACTTCATCAAAGTCCTGCCCGTCAGGAAGCCAGAAGCTGACATCGTGCACATAGGAAGGTGGGTAGAGGGAAAAACTCTTGAAAAGCCTCAACTCTCCCTCAGGGAACTGCCTGAGGAAGCGCCTGTCCCACGTCCAGAGCATTCTCCAGTCGGATATTCCACAGAGCAGCATGGCCAGGAGGTCCAGGTTCAGCGAGGCAGAGACAACAACCAGCTCCTGGCTTTTTaattcagcaggagctgccctgatAATGCCcacacagcagcctgggggctctggctctgtccccacacagAGGAAATGCTGAACTTCACCAAGCTGCctttcaaaagcagcaaagtCACTGAGCTCAGCTCCAAAACTTGGTTCCTGCAGGCTGATGCTGGGTTTGACACCAGAAGTGCCCTGGTGAAGGGAATTCATGGTGGTTTTAATGTTCTCCACCAACATCTGCACACAGCTGTTCTCCGTGCCCCTGCTCCCTGCGAGCACAACCAGCATCTCATGGAAAGCAGGCATGGAGTGGGGAGCGATCCGACATTTCCTAAAAACGGGCCCAGAAAGAACCTGAAGTGTCCCTGGGGAAAAGGCTCCATTTTGTATCATTGCCTGGGCACGAGGCAGGAGGGAAGGCCTAAGGTAAaactgctctggagctgggcatCCCTCCTGCCCATTCCCACCTGTGCCCTGGCCAAAATGGGAACACAGAGCTGCATCTGCCAGTCCCTGAGATGCtttcccagtgcctggagcCTCCCCTGGGCTCAGGGTGACGCAGAAGATGTTGGAGTGGCAAACACCACCGGGGTGAccttgctggagcaggggaaggcaggagctgatgtcctgcagaggaaaagcttGGCCGAGCCCTGCACTGAGCTTCTCCTTTATTGTCCTTACTGGATGACTTGAATTCACCTCAAGGAAACCcctgtgaaaaacaaaagtgCAAATTACAGACACCGTGTGTGATTTCCTTCCTGTGGCCATAATTTGAGTGCAGCAATCCACCCAAAACATTCTTAAGCCAGCAACTAACTGACCAAGCCAAGCCTTTCACCAAAGGTGTTGCACATTTTCAGGGCACTGGTGTTACAATCAAGAATTCACTGCAATttgctggcaaaaaaaaaggatttcccAGCCACCATATCCATTTATCTGACCCCACTGCTGGCCATCCCCACGTTCCTACTGCCAAAGAGAAACCAATTAAAAAACTCACCTGTTAATTTTATCCACAAGGACTTGTGGCACTTGAAAAGAAACTTTTTGGCTCCCCAGTTGTGTGTGGCAGCTCATGGATGTGAAACACTGGGGTGCTGTGCTCCGTGTGAAAATGTGGTTCAAAGCACCCTCCACACAGAAGGATTTATCCTGACTCctgaaaaatacacaaaaccaGAGCAAAGTCACTGCTATTTTCTGATATTTAATgtttataatatttaatatttaagtaggcaggagcagaggtctCTGCCAGCACCAATCCCAGCCCTCCTGTCTTTAGGCTGAGATTGATATTTGTTCTGAAACAGATGCTTTTGACCTTTAAAATCCTCAGATAGTCTTATTTTTAGAGGGTGCTTTGGCAGGAAGCTTGCCTTTTAATCTTGGTTATTCTGCTTGGAGATGAACAAGAACTGCAgctattttggggaaaatttcaaggaaaattaaaaggataattaaaaggaaaatattaaaaggaaaattaaattgaaaatattaaaaggaaaattaaaaggaaaattaaaaggagTTCCTCTCCAGCCAACAAGACACTAAAAGAGTATTCTAGCGCTGGGGCATTTTAAGAGCACAAACATCAGAATTTCAGTTTGTGATGGTTACCTGTAACCTGTGCATTCGTATCCCTCGATAGTCTCTGCTTTAAAGGGATGAACGTGGCTCAGGATaaagccagctcctgcagccacagccacgATTTGCCAGCTGTTGTGCCACTCCCTCCTGGGCTGATCCGCAGGAGTCCCTCCCTGGCCATTGCAAAGGGCCACGTGGACCTCTCCCTCCTGGGCCAGCacctctgcacagctggaaggGAAGCCAGAGCAGAAAGTCCTGTTAGcaacaaccccaaaaaatcctgtgagcacagccccaaAAAATCCTGTTAGCACAGCCCTAAAAAATCCTGTTAGCACAACACCAAAAAatcctgtgagcacagccccaaaaaatcctgtgagcacagccccaaaaaatcctctaagcacaaccccaaaaaatcctctaAGCataaccccaaaaaatcctgttAGCCCAGCCCCAAAAAatcctgtgagcacagccccaaaaaatcctgtgagcacagccccaaaaaatcctgtgagcacagccccaaAAAATCCTCTAAGCataaccccaaaaaatcctgttAGCACAGCCCCAAAAAATCCTCTAAGCATAACCCCAAAACATCCTCTAAGCATAGCCCCAAATCTCCCAGCGCCCCAAAAACACCTGTAGCGCAGCTGGAAAGCTCTGCCACGGCCGGTAATTAGCACGGCATTAATTAGGGTTTACTCACCTGTGGAAAAAGCCAGCGAGGAGCTGCCTGTTCTTCACCACCCCAGCCTTCCTCCCACAGTGGGGGAAGTTGAAATAAATGCGATCAAATTCCCGTTTTCCCGGGACAAAGTGCTCCTTCAGCTTGGTGCAGTCCACGGAAAACACAACCTCGGCTCCTGCGACAGCAAAACAAGGCTCGGCTGGCTATCAGGGAGGAAAACTGTAAGGAAAGGTGGGAACGCAAATCCTCCAGGGCGTTTGGAAGTGCgtgagagctgcctggagcaTTGGGAATGCCAGGGAGCCCTGTGGGGCTCTCTTTGCTCCCTTTCAAGGCAGCAGAAACTTCTGAAAACAGTTGAAACCAGTAGTTTCAGCACAATTTCATCCTGATCagattttaaagtatttctggGCTATTCCAGTCCCTCCCCTGAGACGCCTGGAGGGGGACAGCGATGCCAGGGGGTGGCATCAGGGTGGCAGTGATGCCATTCTGGGTGGCAccagggtgacagtgacaccagCAGGGTGGCAGCGATGCCAGCAGGGTGGCAGCGATGCCACTCCGGGTGCCACCCAGAGTGGCAGCGGTGCCAGGGGGGTGACAGTGATGCCAGGAGGGTGacaccagggacagggatgcCATTCTGGGTGGCACCAGGGTGGCAGCGATGCCAGCAGGGTGACAGGGATGCCAGGGGGGTGACACCAGGGTGGCAGCGATGCCAGCAGGGTGACAGGGATGCCAGGGGGGTGACACCAGGGTGGCAGCGATGCCAGGAAGGTGACACCAGGGTGGCAGGAGGGTGACACCAGGGTGATAGCAATGCCACTCTGGGTGACACCAGGGTGACAGCAATGCCAGGGGGTGTGCCAGCGACGCCATCAGGGTGACACCGATACCAgcagggctcccagcagcagccccacgcCCACCCCAGCCCGTCCCCGGCGCGCACGCACCGCTGTCCCGCAGCCGGCGGATGCTCCGCGCCGCTCCCCCTCTCCCGGCCGCCTCCTCCTCGCTCTCGTAGCAAGTGGCCACCACGTGCGTGCCCGGGGCCCCGCTCAGCGCCGCGGCGAAGGAGAAGTTTCCCTCCCCGAGCAGCAGCACGCGGCGGGGCTGCGGCCCCATGGCCCGGCCGGCAGCGGCGCTCGCAGCCCCGCAGGCACCGGCGCTCGCTCATGACGTGCGGCCGCTCCGGGGGCGCTGCCGGAGCCGTTCCGGCCCCGCGGGCATCCCCGgcagccgccgccgctgccccgaGCGCGCACAGTCCCCGTAAgggagcggcaccgggagcggccccgggcaTCGAGCGGGGAgcgctccccgcccgccgccgaGCAACAGGAAATGGGAGTTGTTCAAAACACCGGAAAACGGGATGAATCTGAATATCTGAATCTGAATCGCAGACTCGCAGGGTCACAGAATGGTTCGGGCTCCGAGGGGTATTAAAGCTGAGTTTATACTGGGACGCTTCTTAGCCCCGTCCTCAAACGCTTCCAGcatttctctgggcagcctgtgcccgAGCCTCGCCACCCTCACAGCGTAAAATTTCTTGttaatatccaatctaacccTGCTCTCTGTCGGGTTGGAGCATTCCCCCTTGCTCTGTCACTCCAGCCCTTTGGGAATAGCCTCTCTCCACCTTTCCAGGGGGCTCCCATCAGGTACTGCAAGGCCACAATAAATTCACCCTGAAATCTTCTCCTTTCCAGGCTcaacaatcccaattctctcagcctttcctcataacAGAGGAGTTCCAGCCCTATAATCAAATTTTGTACCAAAAATTACAGGTACAGGTAAAGATCAGTTCAAAGCCTCCTTGGAACTGACTTCTACCTGTACCTGTAATTTTTATTCTCTGACAATCTTTGTGCTGCTTCAGTTCCCAAAGGGGagaagcagagacagaaaaagtgaaaaggaGCCATGGAAAGGTGCTGGAAGCATCATCAGGTGTCAGATAATTGCAGACATAATCCAGGTGTAATAAGAAGGTCCCTAATTCCTCAACAGGGTGACACAAGGTAAATTAATTACCCTGCCTCACATATGTGCATGGTGCCtttgagaaggaaggaaatgatggtCTAGAATATCTGCAACAGCCAGGCTTGGGTGTCACCTGCTCCATTTGtgtgcccacagctgccccacagggcagggacagtgtTTCACACAGATAATGACAGAGGGAGGTTTGAAATGGGCCCAGCCCTCCTGCACAGACCCACTGCCACAATttgtgagctctgtgctggctccctGTGGCCTTGAGAGaatcattttaaatattttaaatgatgTGCAGTGGCCTGGAGCGGTGTTGGGTACTGAGAAAATAGTTACCACCCAATGTTCCCGTTCCAGTAATTATAAAAAACCCCTCTAAACTTGTATTTAGCCATGCTAAATGTGAGTTTTCCTTTTCAGCACCCTCGCTGCTTTGGTAATCTGGAGCCTGCTCCAGATTACAGGGAAACATCAGAGAGGGAATTTCACTTGTGCAGAACTGGGACACTCTGCGGGATGTGAGGAGCTCCTGGATGATGTTTGTGCCTGGAGATGACAGAGGTGTTTTGTGTCCCTCTCCccatgctgggctgtgctcctgtgccaccccagaACAGGAATTTCAGGTCACTCAGGGAGTGGTTCTGCATTTCAAGTATTCTTGTCTGGCTGACCTCATCCAGTTTATCCCCAGAGAGCTTTCACtcaaaattctcatttctggtGCTGATTTGAGCCTGATTTGACAAAACCCCTGTGCTGTAAAACCCATTTCCCTCAATTGCACTTTCTCTAAATTCTTACTGTTTTACATTTGCTTCCTTTCAATTTTGATTCTTTTAGGATTTGAACAAAACCCTCCTTGATTTCCAGCTGGAACCTCTTTTGTGCAGCCcactgcccagtgctgctgcactctggggctgcaggtggagaAGGACccagaaggaagcagaaaaagcagaagaagcCCCCAGGAACCAGAGGTGCTGGGATTTCCTTCCAGCACCAAGAGCTGCCACACATGAAAGCCATGTGGGAAATGTTGTTCCTGCTTTTTCATCTGGGCTGTTTGtaacctctgtgtgtgtctggggTTTGTTCTTGCGTGCAGAGGTTGTGCCTGGCCAGACAAGCCCAATTAACACCTGAGCTGAGAGCTAATTAAAACCAGCTAATGGGAAACGGCAGACCTTGGAAAtgaggggggatttggggtgtttgaCAGTGACCCTGCATCACAGAGcgctcattttctttttctcacctACAGGAtgtcctccctgctcagctgaggGGAGCTGTGATCCCTGCTGACAGAACTTTTGTCTCAGCAGGTGGAAGGAACACAGAAAATAGGCCAGGCCATGACTGAGTCTGGTGATGTGTGCGACAGATCTGTCCTTTTTGAAGATGGATTTTAGAAATTCACTTCCAGCCATCCACACATCCCTTTCTACCCCTTTGAAGAGAGGTGCTGGGCAGATGAAGATGCCTGAAAAGGGCTTTAGTAGTGGTTTGTATCACTGAGCAATGCTAGCATAAATCAGATTATTGCTGTAGACATCAGATCCTGCTCAGTGTTTGAAGGGCACTATCAGCAGAGTTTCAAAGGGAGGTGATTTGCATCATCAGAAAAAGATGTTTTCCCTCTCTTTGGGTAGATGTGTGtttactgcagccctgcagttttcacctggagctgctctgagctggctgcagcccctggatgTTTCTCCATTGCATGAATCATTGGAGAGATTTGAGATACAGCTGTTATCAAACCCCCACACTTCAAATGGGTTTCAGTTGGCGTGGAGCTGTTTTACCAGTTTAATCTGCACGGGAGAAACTCTCCTGTTGCTTGTGAAACACTCTGAAATCCTCTGGCAGCATTGAAGGGAGAGAGAGCACAAGGGTGATGAGCAAAGTGCTTCTGAGAACCAGATAATCTGTCCTGGGCAcggacatattttctgaaaaatccttttgctaggtTTCTTCTCCTCAGAAACCAAAtataaacaatgattatcttctactgtggaatgcaacaggtgcatctgtgattggtctcatgtggttgtttctaattaatggccaatcacagtcagctggctcagacagagagcccgagccacaaacctttattatcattcctttctattcctttcaagtcttctgatgaaaccctttcttttattcttttagtatagttttaatatatctatatagtatatatagatatatatttaatatatataaaaatacatgttttaatatatatttatatatatttatctagTGTATTAGTATActatatagataaatatatactaaatctataatatataaatatataagaaatataataaatatatatttgtatagtgtatatataatatatatacactaaatatactatatatttatatagtatATTTAGTATAtacatttctatttatttagtATATttagtatatatatttatttagtatatttagtatatatatttttagttgtttttttttcttttaatataatatactaaagaataaatgaataaatcagccttctgaaacatggagtcaagatcctcatctcttccctcgtctTGGcaccctcaaacaccaccacagcctGCCACCCAAAAAAACGATGTCACCCCGCACCCTTTATCCACCTTTCTCCACCCAAACCCCGAAACAAACCAATGCAAGCTGCTTCTCCATGGTTTTATTCGTTAGTAAACTTACTCAGCATAAATAACAGCAGCAGCCGTTCAGCACAGCCGGCACGTGGCGGAGGGCAGCGCTCCGGGACGTCCCTGcaggggtggctttggggacagcgGCAGAGCAGGCCTCACTTCCTCTGGGCGCCCGCGATGGCGGGCTTGTCCTCGCGGGTGATGGGGATGCTGCGCTCGGGGACGTCGCTCTGCCGGCGGGGTGCACTCACGGTCAGCACCCCGTCCAGGGACAGCGAGGACGTGATGGTCAGGGGGTCCACGTCGTCCGGGATGCGGTACTTCCTGCTGAACTCCCGCGCGATGAACCCGTGCTCGTCCTGTGCGGGAGGGATGGGAGTTTGGACAAGAGTCACGCACGGGTGGGACCTGGCAGGAAGGTATTTGGATGGAGAATCTGAAGGAGGAATAGGGCTGGAAGCGAGTTTGGATGTAGAGATGGAAGCGAGTCTTGATATAGAAAGGAAAGCAAGCCTTGATATAGAAAGGAAAGCAAGCCTTGATATAGAAATGCAAGCAAGCCTTGATATAGAAATGCAAGCAAGCCTTGatataggaaggaaagcaaattTCGATATAGaggaaaagaattgctgagccattAATATAGTGCAATGTAATatagtaatataatatagtgtaatataatatactatattatatattatattattatataatatattgtcACCCTGTTTtgttaagattttctaagccttctgatgttgacattcttgtagtgaactttc from Ammospiza nelsoni isolate bAmmNel1 chromosome 24, bAmmNel1.pri, whole genome shotgun sequence carries:
- the LOC132083544 gene encoding ferredoxin-fold anticodon-binding domain-containing protein 1-like — its product is MGPQPRRVLLLGEGNFSFAAALSGAPGTHVVATCYESEEEAAGRGGAARSIRRLRDSGAEVVFSVDCTKLKEHFVPGKREFDRIYFNFPHCGRKAGVVKNRQLLAGFFHSCAEVLAQEGEVHVALCNGQGGTPADQPRREWHNSWQIVAVAAGAGFILSHVHPFKAETIEGYECTGYRSQDKSFCVEGALNHIFTRSTAPQCFTSMSCHTQLGSQKVSFQVPQVLVDKINRGFLEVNSSHPVRTIKEKLSAGLGQAFPLQDISSCLPLLQQGHPGGVCHSNIFCVTLSPGEAPGTGKASQGLADAALCSHFGQGTGGNGQEGCPAPEQFYLRPSLLPRAQAMIQNGAFSPGTLQVLSGPVFRKCRIAPHSMPAFHEMLVVLAGSRGTENSCVQMLVENIKTTMNSLHQGTSGVKPSISLQEPSFGAELSDFAAFERQLGEVQHFLCVGTEPEPPGCCVGIIRAAPAELKSQELVVVSASLNLDLLAMLLCGISDWRMLWTWDRRFLRQFPEGELRLFKSFSLYPPSYVHDVSFWLPDGQDFDEVAFHTLARRVSGEMVVSIQQRDSFQQPGRGRRSLCYRVTFQSCDRALGSREAAEMQLHLREEIQQHLGVTLRSSGSKAGHVWAPEGSTAFKCLISARFCAALLSNISDCDETFNYWEPTHYLIYGKGFQTWEYSPAYAIRSYAYLWLHALPAWFHARVLQTNKVLIFYFLRCFLAFLSCVCELYFYKAVCKKFGLHVSRLMLAFLVLSTGMFCASAAFLPSSFCMYTTVVAMTGWYMDRTSVAVLGVAAGALLGWPFSAALGLPIAFDLLILKKRWKSFLNWCVVSLILFLVPLVVVDSYYYGKLVVAPLNIVLYNVFTPHGPDLYGTEPWYFYFINGFLNFNVVFVLALLVLPLTCLMECLLQKFRVQNLGRPYWLTLAPMYIWILIFFSQPHKEERFLFPIYPLICLSGAVALSALQKCYHFIFQRYRLEHYTVSSNWLALGTVLLFGLLSLSRSVALFKGYHGPLDLYPEFHRIATDPSIHTVPEGRPVHVCVGKEWHRFPSSFLLPDNWQLQFILSEFRGQLPKPFAKGPLATRIIPADMNDQNKEEPSRYMDISKCHYLVDLDTAAESPREPRYSSHREEWVTIAYKPFLDASRSSRLLRAFYVPLLSEQHTRYANYSILKARRRQPRRKLGG